The following is a genomic window from Lates calcarifer isolate ASB-BC8 unplaced genomic scaffold, TLL_Latcal_v3 scaffold_43_92, whole genome shotgun sequence.
attcaCCTGACCTGCTCAGTGAACAGGAAATAAATCTGATCCCGACCCGAACAAACACACGACACAAATTAAACCTCAGAGTGTCAACGATGGCAAACATCTGGCTCAGGTCCGGCTCCTTCAAAGTTTCAGTGTCCACAATATCAAAGCAGAAAAGTTTATGTTAGTGAAGAAGACGATTCATCATCGTGTTTCTGACGAGTTACTGAGCTCTGATTGGAACATCTCTGTTTGGGGGAGGGGCTGGGGCCAAGACTGCAATGAAACAGTGGAACAGTAGAAAGTTCACGAAAAGGCAGGAACatgaggtcaggggtcaggggtcagggcTGGAGTTCAAAtagaaacacagaagaagaaaaccacTTTAAGTCACATCtgctgatcaataatcaatcagtcatcacTAATCATCTGACACTGACGCACATGAAGAAACTGGTTGCCATTGTAACTCCGGTATCAATCAGAGAGTGAAGGTCACTTTTTGGCAGCGGACCTGCATACACTGTGAATGGAGGATCACTTTTTGGTGGCGGTGGTTCGGGCTCGGTTCAGCCTGTCAATCAGCAGCCGGTCGGAGGCGGAGCATCGAGAGAGAACCGCCGCCATCTCTGACTCGTTCCTGCGCTCAATGGCAGCGTCTGCCGCCCCCTCCAGGTcactgacaggaagaggaagagaagaagagttACCTGAGAGGGTGGGGCTCACCTGTCTGATGATGTCGCAGGTGTTCTGTGCCCTACCTGACGGCCAGGTGAGCTTTGACCTTCTGCTCAGGCGCCACCTTGGAAACGTATTTCTTGGCTTCGTACTTGTTGTTACACTTGATGCAAACTTCAACAAACGCCTGAAGAGGAGACGCAGCTAAGACTCATGGGAGATGTAGTTCTAACACCAATCTTcattaaatctttatttaaaatacagAGGTTAACAATATTAACTAAGGGGCGGGGCTTCTTCTTACCAGGTAGCCAATAGGAGACTTCTTGCTCTTGGAGAACTTCTCTAactcctcccactcctccttcTCTGCCAGAGACTTCAGCTTCAACCACCAATACCTgcacaggtgagacagacaggtaagacagagaacaggcagacagacagagacagacaggtataTCATCAGTATCTGTGTCACCTGCTGAGGACCTCACCTTTTATCAGGTACTTTGAAGTCTCTGTAAAGTTGTTCAGCCTGTTTGTGAAGTCCTAACGCCAACAGAGCCTCTATGGTCGCCTGGAAACAGGACACACAGGAAGTGACGTCACAATCTGTCCACCTGTAAACACTCCCAGTAGCCCCGCCCCTTTATCTACCTGTAGAGACAGTCCCAGTAGCCCCGCCCCCTTCTCATCATCCAGTTTTCGTTGAAAACGAAGGAGACGCATCTCGTCCTCTGTGGCCTggacagaaaatattttaattcaaTAAAAGTAATGGAGGTTAAAACAGGTCCATCAGTTTGTTACTGAAACGACCACACAGGTAACAGGTAACCTAACAGAATGAATACAGTCATTAATCAGAACACAAACTGTGTGTTACCTTGGCAGCAAACTCGTTCTTGGCCTTGTTGTACTCGTCGACAGCGCTCTGCAGGAGAGACAGACGGCTCTCTAacctctgcagagagacaggtaaTCACAGGTGAGTTGGATCAATCATCTCAGAACCAGACATAACCTGTTAACCTGTCATTACCTTCTCTCTGTAACTGGCAGTGACGTAGTAGTTGGCGAGCTCCTGATGGTCGTCGTCCTGATTATAAAGATCTTTCAGAGTGTCCTGTTCCTGCAGCTTACAGAACTGAACACAAATCAATCAACCGATCGATCAATCTAACAGTCAACCACAGTATAATCATTGTTTTCCTCTGGTCTATATACAGGTGAAGTAAACCAGCAGGAAACTATAGGTAAACCATAACTACATCACACAGCTGGTGAagatgaaggtgatgaagacTAAGGTGAAGGTGCGTACCTGTCTGTAGAGGCTCAGAGCGACCGGCTGGTTCCTCAGAGTCATGAAGAAATCTCCTCTGTTCATCTCGTTCTTCAGGTAACTGACGACTGTGTacactgacaacacacaacagGTGGATCTGTCAGTGACATCATCTATCTGTCAGAAAGGTAGGGGGAGGGGCCAACAGAGACTCACCCAGGTCAGTGTCTCCACTCTCCACAGCTTTACTCAGAGCCAACTgactcctcttcatcttcaacAGCAGAGGAACCTGTTCTCCAGACCGAGCCTCGAAGTCCAGCAACTGAAACAGAACAATACTATCTGAATACTACCCGAATACTGTCTGAATACTACCTGATATACAGTTATATCAAAAATACTATGATACATGATGCAGTAATACTAAAGTACTATAAACACGGTGACTTCCTGTGTAAACAgcgacagcagcagctcagtgtttgcAGTACTCCTCTGCATGTGCAGCTGATTTaacttaaaaacaggaggacTGTGGCTGAAGTTCTGCAGCTTCTGATTTCTCCGATTTAAGGATTTGTGgaagtttattttgaaaggacattagagatgatgatgatgatatccTCAGGAAGTGGAATTCACTGACTCATATCAACCTGTGTTTCATGTCTGACTCAGGTAAAAAGTTACCTTGATGGCGAGCTCGGTGCGTCCACATTCATAAGCTTTAGCTGCGATGTGAGAGTAAGAGACACCAGGTGAGTCTcccaccttcacacacacagctcgaGCTATGGCTTCATCTGATTAAGTCCTTCTGCTGCACCTGGACACGCCCACAGACACATCACACAGGTGAGTTTTAAAGGTGACGGCTTCAGACttaataaattattatataGGATGGAGTCTGATGAGACcgacaggtgagacaggtgaggatCAGTTTACCTTGCAGGAAGCCCAGTGTTTCAGGACTCGACTGACTCCCTGATAATCAGGTATCTTCAGGTAACGACAGATCTCTATCGCTAACGGATAAAACTGTCGATATACCAACCTGagagacaggtacagagagggagacaggtgaGAGGTCTGTGTCacaggtacagagagagagagacaggttggTTGACTCACCTGTCTATCAGAACTTGGAGAGTCATCTGTTTGaatctgaggtcagaggtcaaggagTTTGTCACCACAGTAACAGAGTGAACGGTTTAATTAGGAGTCTACCCCTTAAACACAGGAAAACTACATCTCCCATGATGCAGTGCAGTGTGAGgatactgagtgtgtgtgagcggcAGACCCACGCTGCTCTCTCTGACGGCGTTCAGGACTCGGAGTTCTCTGCAGGTCGTCACAAACTGATCAGGACTGAAGTCCGTCAGGAAACACTTTCCGAAGGACGCTGCCTGgtggacaaaacacacattacactGTGATGtgctgacctcagatcagattataactgacctcagatcagattATATACtaacaaactgtgtgtttactgtgtttattattgtttactGTCTCACCCTGAGCAGGGATTTCTGGGTGTTGGTGTCATACTCATGACCTGCTGCCTCCACACACTGTCTCACTGCttctcccagcatgctttgctCCTTGATTTCCCTCAGGTACTC
Proteins encoded in this region:
- the vps16 gene encoding LOW QUALITY PROTEIN: vacuolar protein sorting-associated protein 16 homolog (The sequence of the model RefSeq protein was modified relative to this genomic sequence to represent the inferred CDS: deleted 1 base in 1 codon; added 70 bases not found in genome assembly), which translates into the protein MSWNLRDGLRDSLVAAAPYGGPIALLREPHRRSPSSRPQLEIYSASGVAIASFPWKSGPVVQLGWTVSDELLCVQEDGSVLIYDLFGSFKRHFSMGQEVVQSQVLEAKVFHSPYGTGVAIVTGSSRFTLATNIDELKLRRLPEVPGLQGKPSCWVVLTQDRQTKVLLSNGPELFILDNTSCTAVCPPGLSPQAGNIVHMSVSFSYKYLALFTDTGHLWTGSSHLQEKLSEVDTKKTTTPKQMIWCRRPKSQQPSVVLMWDRLLLVAGVCSDTVQFPVEDPCVLVGELDGVRIVSSTNQELLQEVPLVCQDIFKIASMAPGALLLEAHREYEKSSQKADEYLREIKEQSMLGEAVRQCVEAAGHEYDTNTQKSLLRAASFGKCFLTDFSPDQFVTTCRELRVLNAVRESSVGLPLTHTQFKQMTLQVLIDRLVYRQFYPLAIEICRYLKIPDYQGVSRVLKHWASCKVQQKDLSDEAIARAVCVKVGDSPGVSYSHIAAKAYECGRTELAIKLLDFEARSGEQVPLLLKMKRSQLALSKAVESGDTDLVYTVVSYLKNEMNRGDFFMTLRNQPVALSLYRQFCKLQEQDTLKDLYNQDDDHQELANYYVTASYREKRLESRLSLLQSAVDEYNKAKNEFAAKATEDEMRLLRFQRKLDDEKGAGLLGLSLQATIEALLALGLHKQAEQLYRDFKVPDKRYWWLKLKSLAEKEEWEELEKFSKSKKSPIGYLAFVEVCIKCNNKYEAKKYVSKVAPEQKVKAHLAVSDLEGAADAAIERRNESEMAAVLSRCSASDRLLIDRLNRARTTATKK